GCGTGAAGACTGGCCGCACCGCGAAAGCCGGCGATTGCATCGTGCTATCCTCGGATCGCACGCCCGAGTCGAAGCGCGAGGGCGAGAAGGTTTTCATCACGCCCCGCCGCGTGAACGTCGTCCTTCTCGGTGCGCAGGATCGCGCCGGTGAAGGCCTCGCTTTCGTGCGAAAGGGCTGGGCCCTCTACGACCGATGGGCCGCCGAGGGGCGAAAGACGAAGAAGGGCACGTCCCTTTAGGTCCAAAAAATCCGCATGGGGTCGAAACGAATCGGAGTTCTCACCAGCGGCGGCGATTGCCCAGGGTTGAACGCCGTTCTTCGCGCCGTGGTGCGTGCCGCCGACGGCCTCGGCTGGGAGGTGCTCGGGTTTCGTGACGGATTCGAGGGGTTGCTGCCCGAGGGCGGCGATTACATGGTGCTCGATCGCGCCTCGACCACCGGCATCATGCACACCGGCGGCACCCTGATCGGCACGACCAACCGCGGCCATTTCGTGTCGAAGGTGCGCGCCGGCGAGAAGATCGGGATTCCGCGCGAGATCATCGCGCAGGCCCGGCGCACCTTCGATCACCTCGAGCTCGATGCCCTCATCGCCATTGGCGGCGACGGTTCCCTCTCGACGGCGCTGCAGCTTTCCGAGCGGGGATTTCCGGTGATCGGCGTCCCCAAGACGATCGACAACGACCTCGAGGCCACCGCGATGACCTTTGGCTTCGACTCCGCGGTGTCGTGCGTGACCGATTCGCTCGACCGGCTGCACACCACGGCCACCAGCCACAAGCGCGTGATGGTGCTCGAGGTGATGGGCCGCCACGCCGGCTGGATCGCCCTCTACGGCGGACTCGCCGGTGGCGCCGATGTGATTTTGATTCCCGAGATTCCTTTCCAGATCGATCGGGTTGTGGAGCAGGTGCGTCTTCGTGAAGCCGAGGGCTACAAGAGCACGATGATCGTCGTGGCCGAGGGGGCCAGCCCGCGCGGCGGCCGCCAGTCCCGCCTGCAGACCTCGACCGGCGAATACCGGCTGGGCGGCATCGGCGAAATGATCGGCCGCGAGATCGGCGAGCGCACGCGGAAGGACACCCGCGTGTGCGTGCTCGGGCATCTTCAGCGGGGTGGCGCCCCCACTTCGCTCGATCGCATTCTCGGCACCCGCTTCGGGGTGCAGGCCGTGAAACTCATCCAGGAAGAGGCGTTCGGCTCCATGGTGAGCTACCAGAATTACCAGACGCGCGCCGTGCCGCTCGCGCACGCCGTGCACCGCCTCCGTCGCGTGGATCCGCATGGGCAGATGATGGAAACCGCTCGCGCGATGGGCATCACCTTCGGCGACTAGCGTGGCTGCCGAACCGTCGCCCGATTCTCCCCGAGGGCCTTCGAAACCCGCCGAGAAAATGCGCCTCGACGCGCTGCTCGTCGCGCGAGGCCTCTTCGAATCCCGGGAACGCGCCCAGCGCGCCCTCATGGCGGGCACCGTGGAGATCGACGGCCGGCGCGCCGGCAAGCCGGGGGATCGCGTGCGCACGGATGCGGCCGTCACCGTGCTCGAGCCCGAGAAATACGTGAGCCGCGGCGGGCTGAAGCTCGAGGCGGCGCTCGATGCGTTTGGGATCGATCCCGCCGGGCGCGAGTGCCTGGACATTGGCGCGTCGACCGGCGGCTTCACCGATTGCCTGCTTCAGCGCGGTGCGGCGCGGGTGCATGCGCTCGACGTGGGCCGCAACCAGATGCACTGGCGCATCCGCAACGATCCCCGCGTGGTCGCGCGTGAGGGCATCAACTGCCGCAATCTCACCGCCGCGGACATCGATGGCACGCCCTGGCTCGCCGTCGCCGACGTGAGCTTTATTTCTTTGACCTTGATCCTGCCGCCCGCGTTTGAGTTGCTCGACCCCGATGGCTGCATGGTCGTGCTGATCAAACCGCAATTCGAACTTTCCCGCGACGCTGTCGGCAAGGGCGGCATCGTCAGCGATCCCGTCTCCCACGCCGCCGCGGTGGAGAAAATTCGCGCCTTCGTCATGGAAAAGATGGGCCGGAAATGGAGCGGCATCATCGACTCGCCGATCCTCGGCATGACCGGCAACCGCGAGTTTCTCGCCTGCATCCGCCCATGATCGGTCTCATCGCCCATTCCGAGAAAGCCGACGCCCGCGAGCTGGTCACGGCTCTGCGTCGGGAGCTGGACCGCCGCGGTGCGGAATATGTCATGGAAGCGGAGACCGCGGCGCTGGCCGGCGCCTCCTCCAACCTCGACGAGGTGCAGGTCGCCGAACGCAGCGATCTCCTCGTGGTGATGGGCGGTGATGGGACGATCCTGCGCGTCGTTCATCGGGTCGGCGCGGCGTTGCGCCCGATCTTCGGGATCAACCTCGGCTCGCTCGGCTTTCTCACCTGCCTCGGGCCGACCGAGGTCGAGCGCGCCGTGGACGCCATCGTCAGCGGCGACTTCCTGCTCAGCAGTCGCTCCCTGCTGAAAGTCGAGCTGCTCTCGGCGGGAGCGCCCGTGCAGACGTTCTATGCGCTCAACGACGCCGTGGTCAGCCGCGGTGAGCGGTCGAAGCTCGTGAAAATCGACGTCC
This genomic stretch from Chthoniobacterales bacterium harbors:
- a CDS encoding ATP-dependent 6-phosphofructokinase, whose amino-acid sequence is MGSKRIGVLTSGGDCPGLNAVLRAVVRAADGLGWEVLGFRDGFEGLLPEGGDYMVLDRASTTGIMHTGGTLIGTTNRGHFVSKVRAGEKIGIPREIIAQARRTFDHLELDALIAIGGDGSLSTALQLSERGFPVIGVPKTIDNDLEATAMTFGFDSAVSCVTDSLDRLHTTATSHKRVMVLEVMGRHAGWIALYGGLAGGADVILIPEIPFQIDRVVEQVRLREAEGYKSTMIVVAEGASPRGGRQSRLQTSTGEYRLGGIGEMIGREIGERTRKDTRVCVLGHLQRGGAPTSLDRILGTRFGVQAVKLIQEEAFGSMVSYQNYQTRAVPLAHAVHRLRRVDPHGQMMETARAMGITFGD
- a CDS encoding NAD(+)/NADH kinase, whose amino-acid sequence is MIGLIAHSEKADARELVTALRRELDRRGAEYVMEAETAALAGASSNLDEVQVAERSDLLVVMGGDGTILRVVHRVGAALRPIFGINLGSLGFLTCLGPTEVERAVDAIVSGDFLLSSRSLLKVELLSAGAPVQTFYALNDAVVSRGERSKLVKIDVRIDGEVLTNFNADGLIVATPTGSTAYSLSAGGPILLPDTGVFVITPVCPHVLTNRSTVVSDQSLVEARLSVPGQEVFISMDGQSPVEMRLDDVLRISQSDRVLPLAMLPERPFSRVLRQKLKWSGSNV
- a CDS encoding TlyA family RNA methyltransferase, translated to MRLDALLVARGLFESRERAQRALMAGTVEIDGRRAGKPGDRVRTDAAVTVLEPEKYVSRGGLKLEAALDAFGIDPAGRECLDIGASTGGFTDCLLQRGAARVHALDVGRNQMHWRIRNDPRVVAREGINCRNLTAADIDGTPWLAVADVSFISLTLILPPAFELLDPDGCMVVLIKPQFELSRDAVGKGGIVSDPVSHAAAVEKIRAFVMEKMGRKWSGIIDSPILGMTGNREFLACIRP